Proteins found in one Desulfobaccales bacterium genomic segment:
- a CDS encoding NUDIX hydrolase, translated as MLVEETCPRCGYVTRRHRNPVPTVDIIIEVPKGVVLIRRAKPPYGWALPGGFVEYGETLEEAARREAREETGLEVTLLGQFHAYSAPDRDPRQHTITVVFVATAQGEPQAADDAAEVGVFPLEDLPEPLAFDHAQILADYRRERPRWLAHASIMNNSN; from the coding sequence ATGCTGGTGGAGGAAACCTGCCCCCGCTGCGGCTATGTGACCAGGCGCCACCGCAACCCGGTGCCCACGGTGGATATCATCATCGAGGTGCCTAAAGGGGTCGTGCTCATCCGCCGGGCCAAGCCCCCCTACGGCTGGGCATTGCCCGGGGGTTTTGTGGAATACGGCGAGACCCTGGAGGAGGCGGCCCGGCGGGAGGCCCGGGAAGAGACCGGGCTGGAGGTCACCTTGCTGGGGCAGTTCCACGCCTATTCCGCCCCGGACCGGGATCCCCGCCAGCACACCATCACCGTGGTCTTTGTGGCCACGGCTCAAGGCGAGCCCCAGGCCGCAGATGATGCCGCGGAGGTGGGGGTCTTCCCGCTGGAGGACCTGCCGGAGCCCTTGGCCTTCGACCACGCCCAGATCCTGGCGGATTACCGGCGGGAACGACCCCGATGGCTGGCGCATGCCTCAATTATGAACAATAGCAATTAA